The Chloroflexota bacterium region ACACCCCCCTAATTGGTCCAGGCCCGAAGGCATGAATCGCACCCAGCCGAGCCCGCGCCGCCACCGCAATTCTATTTTTGGGGGCACTCTGGGCGGGCCGTCAATTGCCTTCCGGGAAGGGCGTTTTCAGGGCGTGACGGCGGCCGATTTGGCCCACGGATTGCGTTCCAGCATCGGTCCGGGGACGGCCAGCGTGCAGAAGAACCCGAGGACCGGCATGAATCCGATTGCCACCAGCGCCAGCTGCAGCCCGAACTCGTCGGCGAGTACCCCGGTCGCCGCCTGACCGACCGCCTGGATAGAGAAGATGAAGCCCAGCGCCAATCCGGATGCCGCTCCCATGCGCGAAGCCATCGCCTGCTGGACCATCACCACGCTGGGGGTCTGCGGCGTCTGGACCGTGAATCCCACCAGATACGCGGCCACGAATGAGAGCGGCGACCCGATGTCGACGACCATCAGCATGAAAAGGGGCGTTCCCAGCAACAGCGGCAGCGCCATGACCGCCTTGGCCCCCAGGCGGTCGGAGAGCCAGCCGCCGCCGAACACGCCGGTGGCGGCGCCGGCTGAAAAAACCGAGAGCGCCAGCCCGGCGATCGTAAGCGAGGCCCCGCTTTCCAGGAAAGCGAACGGAACGAAGACCGGTGCGGCGCCGAAAGTGAGGCCGCGGAACACCGACATCGCCGCCAGCGGCGCCAGCAGTCGGTAGAGCACCCCACCCGCTGGCGGGGCGGCATCGGAGGGCCGGGCGGACGCCGAACGACGTTTGCCGGCGCGCGTGAGCAGCAGGAACCAACTCGTCGTCAAGGCCGAGAACCCGATCAGGTAAAGCGGGAAACTGAGCCCCAGGTC contains the following coding sequences:
- a CDS encoding MFS transporter produces the protein MAARVLLGRFHLRINRGLAAILPAHFGIDFITFAVNILFPLLATKLDLNFTQVGIAAGLHIAANGLSQPVFGLLGDRIGSRRLLAGGIFVQGLFIGLAAQAPTYWLLLAFLLVSALASGAFHALGLEAANRSSTTGKGSAVGLFFLAGNTGFAVSPVVTGFFVESADLGLSFPLYLIGFSALTTSWFLLLTRAGKRRSASARPSDAAPPAGGVLYRLLAPLAAMSVFRGLTFGAAPVFVPFAFLESGASLTIAGLALSVFSAGAATGVFGGGWLSDRLGAKAVMALPLLLGTPLFMLMVVDIGSPLSFVAAYLVGFTVQTPQTPSVVMVQQAMASRMGAASGLALGFIFSIQAVGQAATGVLADEFGLQLALVAIGFMPVLGFFCTLAVPGPMLERNPWAKSAAVTP